In Mercurialis annua linkage group LG6, ddMerAnnu1.2, whole genome shotgun sequence, the following are encoded in one genomic region:
- the LOC126654035 gene encoding F-box/kelch-repeat protein At3g06240-like has product MAIQMDTNEPSPFTQEIIANIFLKLPIKSLKRFQSVSKSCYSIINSQNFINAHLKNRSGSLNNLLVHRFHNPTGSDFSLSLMDYRKPTISREIKIPFLGSLIRYPRIVGSVNGLLCLDISPIHCFNFILWNISIVQFRVLPRPKIAINDVKNPIWMVATGFGSNQESDDYKLVRIVYFACDDISIRAEVYSWRTNSWKILDLDEKIGDFSISNGQNGVYFNGCLYWLANGIGDFVNRKYVISFDLGSENFTRIKIPEYSGAICAKVLEFQNSLALAFYPAANVYPGYGRSLNRIELWVYADYDCGIDDDANSYKQWTRVYYMNMDLNSAHMGYPISVHNDDGEVVFKRVSADYVNLAFLNPNNHSIKTVPICHSEYTCQFYNYTSSLVPVTVFGE; this is encoded by the coding sequence ATGGCGATTCAAATGGATACTAACGAACCATCTCCCTTTACTCAAGAAATCATCGCAAACATATTTCTAAAACTACCCATCAAATCCCTCAAAAGATTTCAATCAGTCTCCAAATCTTGCTACTCGATCATCAATTCTCAAAATTTCATCAACGCCCATCTCAAGAATCGCTCTGGGTCGCTCAATAATCTGCTTGTCCACCGGTTTCATAACCCAACCGGCTCCGATTTTTCTCTGAGTTTGATGGATTATAGAAAACCGACAATCTCCCGTGAAATTAAAATTCCGTTTCTGGGTTCTTTAATTCGGTACCCGAGAATTGTGGGTTCGGTTAATGGTCTGCTCTGTCTTGATATTTCGCCGATTCAttgctttaattttattttatggaatATTTCAATTGTTCAATTTAGGGTTCTTCCCAGACCTAAAATTGCAATTAATGACGTGAAGAATCCCATTTGGATGGTGGCTACTGGGTTTGGTTCTAATCAAGAATCTGATGATTATAAACTGGTAAGAATTGTGTATTTTGCTTGTGATGATATTTCAATTAGGGCTGAGGTGTACTCATGGAGGACCAATTCTTGGAAAATTCTTGATTTGGATGAGAAAATTGGGGATTTTTCCATTTCTAATGGGCAAAATGGGGTTTATTTTAATGGGTGTTTATATTGGTTAGCTAATGGAATTGGGGATTTTGTGAATAGGAAATATGTGATTTCTTTTGATTTGGGTAGTGAGAATTTTACTCGGATCAAGATTCCTGAATATAGTGGTGCAATTTGTGCTAAGGTTCTTGAATTTCAGAACTCACTTGCTTTAGCTTTTTATCCTGCTGCTAATGTTTACCCCGGATACGGAAGGTCGTTGAATCGAATTGAGTTATGGGTTTATGCAGATTACGATTGCGGTATTGATGATGATGCTAACAGCTATAAGCAATGGACTAGGGTTTATTATATGAATATGGATTTGAATTCTGCTCATATGGGTTATCCAATTAGTGTTCATAATGATGATGGGGAAGTCGTCTTCAAGCGTGTTTCGGCTGACTATGTTAATTTAGCGTTCTTGAACCCTAATAATCATAGCATCAAGACTGTACCGATTTGCCATTCCGAGTATACttgtcaattttataattacacAAGCAGTTTGGTTCCGGTGACGGTTTTCGGAGAATGA
- the LOC130015673 gene encoding F-box protein CPR1-like encodes MTNNRRRSSSPANQERTPFTQEMITGVFLQLPVKSLKRFKSLSKSCYSIINSQDFINAHLKNSANQLLVRRFHYPTGSYFSLSLMDYSDTEPAIFREIPIPFLHSLERYPRIVGSVNGLLCLDISPIHGSEFILWNISTEQYVILPRPEFKIDDFKNPIWMAATGFGYNQESDDYKLVRIVLFDCDHKPIRAEVYSWRTNSWRILDFDEKIVDFSISEGETAVHLNDGCLYWLANGIGDSVDRKYIISFDLGSETFNRINIPENSGAFCAKVLEFRNSLALVFYPAAYVHPGYGSSANEIELWVDSDYGDADDTNRYKQWVRVFRVTMDLSSAEMGCPICVHNDDEEVVVFHRVSADSVNLAFLNPDKETIKTVPICHSDYTCHFYSYVASLVPVAVYGVQAEADHEQ; translated from the coding sequence ATGACGAATAACAGACGACGCTCATCATCACCGGCGAATCAAGAAAGAACTCCGTTCACTCAAGAAATGATCACAGGCGTATTCTTACAACTTCCCGTCAAATCCCTCAAAAGATTTAAATCACTTTCGAAATCTTGCTACTCGATTATCAATTCTCAAGATTTCATCAACGCCCATCTCAAGAATTCGGCTAATCAACTGTTGGTTCGCCGGTTTCACTATCCAACTGGTTCTTATTTTTCTCTGAGTTTGATGGATTATTCCGATACTGAACCGGCAATCTTTCGTGAAATCCCAATCCCGTTTCTGCATTCTTTGGAACGGTATCCAAGAATTGTGGGTTCGGTTAATGGTCTTCTCTGTCTTGACATTTCGCCGATTCATGGCTCCGAATTCATTTTATGGAATATTTCAACTGAGCAATATGTGATTCTTCCGCGACCTGAATTTAAAATCGACGATTTCAAGAATCCCATTTGGATGGCGGCTACTGGGTTTGGTTACAATCAAGAATCTGATGATTATAAACTTGTAAGGATTGTGTTATTTGATTGTGATCATAAGCCAATTAGGGCTGAGGTGTACTCATGGAGAACCAATTCTTGGAGAATTCTTGATTTCGATGAGAAAATTGTGGATTTCTCCATTTCTGAAGGGGAAACTGCGGTTCATTTAAACGATGGGTGTTTGTATTGGTTAGCTAATGGAATTGGGGATTCTGTGGATCGAAAATACataatttcttttgatttgGGCAGTGAAACTTTCAATAGAATCAATATACCTGAAAACAGTGGTGCATTTTGTGCTAAAGTTCTTGAATTTAGAAACTCACTTGCTCTGGTTTTTTATCCTGCTGCTTATGTTCATCCGGGTTACGGAAGCTCGGCGAATGAAATCGAGTTATGGGTTGACTCAGATTATGGTGATGCTGATGATACTAACCGCTATAAGCAATGGGTTCGAGTTTTTCGTGTCACTATGGATTTGAGTTCTGCTGAAATGGGCTGTCCAATTTGTGTTCATAATGATGATGAGGAAGTTGTTGTGTTCCACCGTGTTTCTGCAGATTCTGTCAATTTAGCGTTCTTGAACCCTGATAAAGAGACCATCAAGACTGTACCGATCTGCCATTCCGATTATACTTGCCATTTTTATAGTTACGTCGCTAGTTTGGTTCCGGTCGCGGTTTACGGGGTTCAAGCAGAGGCTGATCATGAACAGTGA